In Alicyclobacillus macrosporangiidus CPP55, a single window of DNA contains:
- a CDS encoding FAD binding domain-containing protein — protein sequence MIPSAFAYERAESVEQALSLLQASGGEAKWLAGGHSLLPLMKLRLSAPPKLIDISRIPELRGVARVGDRLVIGALTTHRELATHPLIREQLPALAEAARQVGDLQVRNRGTLGGNLAHADTASDLPAVAVSLGADLLVATPDGDVVLPAEEFFLGPLVTAMPENGLLKAVSFPVPPGHTRGVYEKFPHPASGYAVAGVAVTAGVNADGVVDYVRVGVTGAADAAYRAKAVEDALAGRAPTPEALREAAARAADDGAIAGDAFASEEYRRHLCTVIAERALRRALA from the coding sequence GTGATTCCGAGCGCATTCGCATATGAACGGGCGGAGTCGGTGGAGCAGGCGCTCTCGCTGCTGCAGGCCTCCGGCGGGGAGGCGAAGTGGCTGGCGGGCGGGCACAGCCTTCTGCCGCTGATGAAACTGCGCCTGAGCGCGCCGCCCAAGCTGATCGACATCAGCCGTATTCCGGAGCTGCGCGGGGTGGCCCGCGTCGGCGACCGGTTGGTGATCGGGGCGCTGACGACGCACAGGGAGCTGGCCACGCACCCGCTCATCCGGGAGCAGCTGCCGGCGCTGGCGGAGGCGGCGCGCCAGGTGGGCGATCTCCAGGTGCGCAACCGCGGCACCCTCGGCGGTAACCTGGCCCACGCGGACACGGCGTCCGACCTTCCGGCGGTGGCCGTGTCGCTGGGGGCGGATCTGTTGGTGGCGACACCGGACGGGGATGTGGTCCTCCCGGCAGAGGAGTTCTTCCTCGGGCCCTTGGTGACGGCGATGCCGGAGAACGGGCTGCTCAAGGCGGTCTCCTTCCCGGTGCCGCCCGGGCACACCCGCGGGGTGTACGAGAAGTTCCCGCATCCGGCCTCCGGCTACGCGGTGGCGGGTGTGGCGGTCACCGCCGGGGTGAACGCGGACGGCGTCGTGGACTATGTCCGCGTCGGCGTCACGGGTGCGGCGGACGCGGCGTACCGCGCGAAGGCGGTGGAGGACGCCCTGGCCGGGCGCGCGCCGACACCGGAGGCGCTGCGGGAGGCGGCCGCACGGGCGGCGGATGACGGGGCCATCGCCGGAGACGCGTTCGCGTCGGAGGAGTACCGGCGGCACCTGTGCACGGTGATCGCCGAGCGGGCGCTGAGGCGGGCGCTGGCGTGA